Genomic segment of Nostoc sp. TCL240-02:
TTGCACCAGTCGACGTGCTTCGTCTTGGATCAAATCGAGAGAGTAGTAATTGATAGAAGGCACCGTATTCACACTCATGGTTTTTACTCACAAATTAACACTTACGATAGTGTTCCCGTTAATAATTAGGAACAAACATTACAGAAATTAGACTTGTGGCTAGTATTTTGTAGTTTGCTATACGGAACTATTTTTATTTTGACGCTAGATATCCTAAAATTATCTCAAGAAATGTTAAGAAAGTCAACAAATCCTGACATTTAGCAAAAATCTGCTTTACAAAAAAAATTCCGAGTAGTTAACTTAACCTGCTATGGCGGTTGTATGGTTTTTCTGCAACAAGTCTGAAAATCTTGCCATTACTGTATTTAGGCAAGATTTGCTGGGTGGTAAGAATTCATATTGCAATCGCTTACATATCAAATAATCACCTTAAAGCCGGATCTAGAACTGCTGGTATTTACTAAGGGTAAACAACACAAGAATATTTGTCAGATACTACGGTATAAACTGTTGCAAAACATAACGGCTAAAGTACACTACGAAGGCTTTACCCCTATCATCTGTTAACAATTTCTTAAGTAAAATTGCAATTTCTTAGTTATTTTCAGCACTAATATTACACAGTTTTCTTTTGCTCAACATCTGTAGAAGGGTGGAGTAAAGGCAGGAGGAGCAAATCAGTTGGGGATTCAACCCCTAAGATTTGAAGCCACCGTTGCGTTAGCTTCTCGCAGGGTACAGGCAAAACCATAATTTTCAGTTAGCGGCAATTCATGTAGACGCATACTCCTAGGTCGAAGCAAGCTACGCGGAGCATCTCTAGAGATGCTCTAACAGAGTACCCGCAGAGAATTGCCCCTACCGCGTGTAGTTTTGCGTAAGTCCTAGTAGAGTAAAGACGAAAGCCAAGGCAAACATAAAGCGTATAGATGCAACTACCGATCGCGGAACTAGATTATGGTTACATTAAAACAGACGCGATCTAGTCACGTCTGTAAACTCTTTGGCGGATTTGCTGAGATCAATTGTTCTGAAATTACATTGTTATTTAAGTTACTTATTCACTAAATGATTCATCATCTTCATCTGTGCTGTCTTCTACTGCTAACAGATTTTCTGGCGGACGATCGTGATTGAGTTGGCTTAGTAGTGCCAGTACCTTGTTACCGCGTTCTATGGAACGATCTTCGAGAAAGATGACTTCTGGTGTACGACGTAGCCGTACCCGCGCCCCAAGTTCACTGCGGACATAACCCGTGGCTGACTTTAAGCCTGCCATTGTTTCTACCTTAGCTTCATCTGTACCATAGATACTGACGTAGATTTTGGCGTGTTGGAGATCGCCAGAAACATCAACATCAGTCACACTTACCATTCCTGTACCCACACGGTCATCCTTAATGCCGTTGAGCAGCATTTGGCTAACTTCCCGTTTGATCAATTCTGCAACGCGGGAAACCCGGCGATTTGTAGCCATAAAAATTTCGCCTCCTGACAGAGGTTGTACGACAAAAATAGATGCAATTTGGGTAGACAGTACTTAGCGAAAGCAACGCCAAGAGCAACCGTCTGTAGGGCATAGCCCCGATATAGCGCTAGTCTAGATTGCACTCAAGCCCAGCATTGCCCGTAGGGTGAAAGTAAGGAAGACTAGGCTGCTCACAAATAAACCTAAGAGGGCGACTAAGGTAACAGGGCGCTTCAACAGTGGCACTAATGGCGCAAAGGTGTTCAAAAACAAGCCTAATACGATACTAATTAAGTACCGGGGGTAGCGAAAGACGTTATCCCAAAATCCGTCAAACATCTGAATCTAAACTGCCTTGTTATATACTTACGTTTGTTTTGATATGCTTTATCAACTCAATTGTAATCTATGCAGCCGGAAAATTAGCCAGCTAATATAAAATATGCTTCGTCGGTTATATTGGCTTTATTTAGTCAAGATTATTTTCAGTTAAATTGCAAGTAAATGGTAATTCAAATCCCAAAGGAAACTAGCCCGCGTCCATTTTTGAAGTGGGCAGGGGGTAAAAGTAGGTTGATACAGCAATATATTCCTTATTTTCCTAAAAGTTATAAAAATTACTATGAGCCATTCTTAGGTGGTGGTGCTATTTTTTTCTATCTTCAACCAAAAACAGCAACTTTAACTGATATTAACGCCGAATTAATTAACACTTATTGTTGTGTTAGAGATCGTGTTGAAGAATTAATTTCTCTATTAAAAGAGCATAAAATTCGACATAATAAAGATTATTATTATAGTGTCAGAAACGACTCTGGCGGCACTGATATAGAAAAAGCGGCTCGTCTAATTTATCTTAACAAGACTTGTTTTAATGGTCTTTATCGAGTCAACTCACAGGGCAAATTCAATGTACCTTTAGGCAGATATGAAAATCCTAATATTTGCCCTGATGTTTTACTTAGGACAGCCTCAGAAGCACTTTCTACATCTAAAATTAAACACACAAATTTTATTGATGTACTAAATCATGCTACAAACAGTGATGATTTTATTTATTTTGACCCACCATATTATCCTGTAAGTGAAACTAGCTATTTTACAGCTTACAGTAGCTATCGCTTTGCGGAAGAGCAGCAAGTTGAACTCAAGGATGTATTTGAAAAATTAGCGGAACGTGGAGTTAAAGTAATGCTATCTAATTCCGATTGTGAATTTATTCGCAACCTTTATAATAGTTTCAATATCCACACTATATCAGCATCCAGGGCAATTAATTCTAACGCAAAAAAACGCGGAAAAATTACAGAATTACTAGTAACTTCGTATTAAAGATTATTGTTAGACCAGGCAATAAATGAACTTAAATTATGAACAGAGAGAAGATTTTGATTGAAACTAACTTGTTTACCTAACCATGATACAGCTTGCGGTTTCATACCTCCACCGTCAATTAATACAACTGCTTGTGCAGGATAGCAATTTTGAATATTCAAGTTAAGGTAAGGGAGTTTTTCATCGACTGAACCGCTAGTTTGCTGCCATTTACACTCAATAATTAGCCCGGAAGAAACGGATGCGGCACCAATAATGTAAAAGTCTACGTATATATAGCTCCCATAAATTCCTGCTCCGATATAAACCTGCCTTGCATATCGTTTTGGTATATGATTTGAGCTTAAAAGACATCCAAGGCGCTGTTTCTTTGGTAAATCAAAGCCCACTTGGACATATCCATGACCCAGTAAAGTCCCTTCTACAGCTTTTTCCAAAACATTGCCAGAAGTAACTGCTCTTGCACCTTGAGTCATCTTTATCCTGATTATCTTCAAAAGGTTTCCTGATTTTAGGATTCCCTGGAAGCAACAGTAAATGCTAAGTTATATAAATTTTTGATTTTGGATGCATAAGGTTAGATTTATTAGGTATGAAGTAGGAAAAGCTAGTATATTTGTACTCAAAAATACAAATGTATTAATAATTTGGGTAACAAACGAGTTACTAATTTAGGGGAGTATGAAAAGAATAAATTTCCTTTTCTCTTTGTCCCTTAACCTCTCCAAATAACTGGAAAAATTTTAGTTATTTCACCTTAGCTTCAACCCGTTTGTGCCTCAGTATGACCGTTGCGGATAGACCATGCTAGTTCTAACAGTTGAGTCCAGCGCTTTTGTAACTGTTTGGGGGTGCATTTGATGGTTTTAGCGATCGCTTGGTCGTTTTGCCTTGCAGTTTTTAATTGTAATATTTGCTGTTGCTGTTCTGTAAGTTGATTCACAAAGATTTCCCACTGCTGGGAAGATAAACCCAACTTTTGCTCTAAACCCGCACCTAACCATTGATGTACCAATTGCCAGTGGTGTTGCTTGGCAAACTTTTCTACATGGTATTTAAAGCGTTGTTGGAGATAATCGCGCTGACGGCTGGTTAAACCGAGAATTTGGTCAATTTCTGGGGCTGAAAGGTCTTGAAGCTTCAAGCTGAGGTAGTTCATACAGTCAGATTGACCTTGAGACTCCAGATATTTCATCAATTCAGTGATGACGCGATCGCGTTCTGATTCTTCTGATGGATCAAAATTAGTTTGGGCAATCATCTGCGATCGCAGCTGTTGCACCGCCGAGTTACGCTGGTAAGATTCTGCTTCTTCACCCTTAGCAGACTCTACCGCCATTTCAATATCCACGGTAGTCTCTTGTGGCTGACGACGAGCAAAACCTTGGGCCCGCAGGATAATCAATTGCTGATTTGCACCACCAGGTAAATTAATGCGGCGTTTGGCGTACTGTTCTGTAAACGCCATATATTCAGCTAATTGCAGCTGAGTACGCGGTGTATGATCGTGAGGTAGTTCGTTTTCTCTGCGGAAAGCTTTGATAGCTTCGATATAAAATGCTTGTAAAAAATCTTCAATTAGGCTGTAACGAGCATCAAAACCCAACTCAGAGCCAGATATAGTTACATGACGGTAAACCATAGCACCTAAATTACTATGTAATTCCACCCGCCCTTGTTTGGAACCTAGTTGGTAGTAACGTAAGCACTTTTGCATCCGATGCCTTCCCAACGTAATCTGCCAGGATTTGATTTGGCCAGATGTTTGGATGCGTGAGCTTTTATCGCAAATGCGTTCTACTTCTACGGCTATGCGGTTTGCTAAAGCTTCTACGCACCTGGGTGCTGCTTTCACTTGTGCTTGCATTTCTTGACACAGCAATTCAATCAAGGTTTCGCTGCTGCTGTCTGAAAATTCTTCGGTCGAAAGGTGGTTTTCAAAAATGGGTGTAGAGTTTGGTAGATTGATGACGTTAGCTTTCATGACTTTTCCAGGGAGTAGTATTGCACCGTAATTACAACGCAGACACAGCAATCAAGGCCGGCCAAGGCTTGTGAATCTTTGGGCATTTATCAATTAAGACTTGCCCCATATAATGCTCACATCTAAAGCTCATATATAAAACTGTAGGAAATACGAGAGAGTTACAGTTATGCCAATGTGTCGGTTCTTTCACAAGCCACCACATTGACGCGAGTACTCATGTACCCATCATTTTCTCAAAGTTGTCAAATCCCTTGCTGTACTGACTGTTACCACCATCCTGTTATTGCATCTGTGCCCGTCATAGACATCACGTTTAAATATGACAATTTAAAAACTGGAGTTGCTTTTATCACAATTTCCGAAACGAAGAGGTGTGCCTGTGAAGTCTCATTCTTATACCCATGCTGCTGCTGCTTCCCAACCTAAACCCCTCCGTATAATTGCTGCTTCGTCTCCGGTCATATCTAAGATGGTAGAGACTTCATAAGTAGGCTCTTCGCCAGTGTCCACAATTATGTCTACCAACTTGTCCAAACGGTCAAATAGCTCTACCCGTGACTGAACAGTTTCTGGATCTATCCGAATCATGCCGTTATCTGCTTCATCTGGTGGCAGATGTGCTGAAGTTGAAATAATCGGATTGCCCAAAGCTGCCAGCAACTCCAAACACACAGTATGGTTTGGTACTCTAATTCCAGTACTTTTCCGCTTGGGGCTTTGCACCAATCGCGGTACTAATTTAGTTGCTGGGAGCAAAAACGTGTATGGCCCTGGAATCAGGCGTTTCATAATCCGATAGGCTGTGTCACTTACGAAGGCATAAGTTGCCACATTTGAAAGCGAGGGACATAAAAATGTCAGTGGTTTATCATTTGCTAGCTGTTTAATTTGCCGCACTCGTTCTACCGCCGACTTAGCATTCAAATCACAACCGATCGCATAAACTGTATCAGTAGGGTAAAGCATGACTGCGCCACTAGAAAGCGCCGACTTTATTTCCTCTATTCGGCGAACTTGAGGATTATCCGGATGAACTGAGAAAATTTTTGCCATAACAGGGGGATTGGGGATTGGGGATTGGGGAGTGGGGAATGGGGGCAGGGGGCAGGGAGCAGGGAGCAGGGGAGGCAGGGGAGGCAGGGGAAGTAGAGGAGAATAACCAATGCCCAATGCCCAATGACTAATTACTAATTACTAATTACTAATGACTAATTTATTATGAATAAAATTGCTTATCTTCAATGTCCGACAGGAATTTCTGGTGATATGTGCCTGGGTGCTTTGGTAAGTTTGGGTGTTCCTGTGGAGTATTTAATTGAAAAGCTCAATAGGTTGGGAATTGAACAGGAATATCAGTTAAGAGCAGAACTTGTCCAACGGAATGGACAACAGGCAACTAAAGTTCATGTGGATTTAGTACACGATCGCCATCACCACCACGACCACGACCACGAACACAATCACCATCACACACGCCACTTGCCAGAAATAGAGCAGATGATTCTCAAAGCGGGGTTGCCATCACGGGCAGAAGCTTGGAGTTTAGCGGTATTTCGACAGCTAGCAGTCGCAGAAGGGGCAGTGCATGGCATTTCCCCTGAAAAAGTTCATTTTCATGAAGTGGGTGCTATAGATGCGATCGTAGATATTGTGGGTACTTGCCTGGGGTTAGATTGGTTGGGGATTGAGAGTAATGACGAAGGATGGCCCCTGCTTTACTGCTCGGCGTTTCCCACTGGTGGCGGTACTGTTCGGGCTGCACATGGTCAAATGGCAGTACCAGTACCAGCAGTATTAAAACTTTGGGAAATGCGGGGTTGTCCAGTTTATAGCAATGGCATTGATAAAGAACTGGTAACGCCAACAGGAGCCGCGATCGCTACTACTTTGGTAAGAGATTTTGGTTCACCACCCGCGATCGCTATCAAGCAGGTAGGATTGGGAGCAGGAACCATAAATTTACCAATTCCCAATATTTTACGCCTCTGGCTGGGCGAAAGCGCAAGTTTGCAGTCAAATTTCAGCAATTGTGAAGATACTAGCTCAAATTTAGAAACTATCTCGGTACTAGAAACCCAAATTGATGACTTAAATCCGCAAGCGATCGGCTATGTTTTTGAGGCTTTGTTTGCTGCTGGTGCAGTGGATGTTTTTACCCAAGCGATTGGTATGAAAAAGTCCCGTCCAGGAATTTTGCTGACTGTGATTTGTCATCCAGACAATTTACTCAGTTGTGAAGCGGTTATATTCCGTGAAACTACAACTTTGGGTATTCGGCGAACAACTCAGCAACGCGCCATTCTACAGAGGGAAATTCAACAAGTGGAAATTGAATATGGCAAAGTGCGGGTCAAAGTAGCATGGAAGGGACAATCATCAGAGAAAGTTATTGCTAATGTGCAGCCAGAATATGAAGATTGTGCAGAATTAGCTAGAAAACATAATATTCCCTGGCGCGAAATTCAACGGTTGGCGCTACAAAATTGGTATTCGGTCAATAACTAAATCTCCTCGTTCCTATACTGCGTAAATTGATGA
This window contains:
- a CDS encoding DNA adenine methylase, encoding MVIQIPKETSPRPFLKWAGGKSRLIQQYIPYFPKSYKNYYEPFLGGGAIFFYLQPKTATLTDINAELINTYCCVRDRVEELISLLKEHKIRHNKDYYYSVRNDSGGTDIEKAARLIYLNKTCFNGLYRVNSQGKFNVPLGRYENPNICPDVLLRTASEALSTSKIKHTNFIDVLNHATNSDDFIYFDPPYYPVSETSYFTAYSSYRFAEEQQVELKDVFEKLAERGVKVMLSNSDCEFIRNLYNSFNIHTISASRAINSNAKKRGKITELLVTSY
- a CDS encoding L-threonylcarbamoyladenylate synthase, whose product is MAKIFSVHPDNPQVRRIEEIKSALSSGAVMLYPTDTVYAIGCDLNAKSAVERVRQIKQLANDKPLTFLCPSLSNVATYAFVSDTAYRIMKRLIPGPYTFLLPATKLVPRLVQSPKRKSTGIRVPNHTVCLELLAALGNPIISTSAHLPPDEADNGMIRIDPETVQSRVELFDRLDKLVDIIVDTGEEPTYEVSTILDMTGDEAAIIRRGLGWEAAAAWV
- a CDS encoding PD-(D/E)XK nuclease superfamily protein, whose product is MTQGARAVTSGNVLEKAVEGTLLGHGYVQVGFDLPKKQRLGCLLSSNHIPKRYARQVYIGAGIYGSYIYVDFYIIGAASVSSGLIIECKWQQTSGSVDEKLPYLNLNIQNCYPAQAVVLIDGGGMKPQAVSWLGKQVSFNQNLLSVHNLSSFIAWSNNNL
- the rbfA gene encoding 30S ribosome-binding factor RbfA codes for the protein MATNRRVSRVAELIKREVSQMLLNGIKDDRVGTGMVSVTDVDVSGDLQHAKIYVSIYGTDEAKVETMAGLKSATGYVRSELGARVRLRRTPEVIFLEDRSIERGNKVLALLSQLNHDRPPENLLAVEDSTDEDDESFSE
- the larC gene encoding nickel pincer cofactor biosynthesis protein LarC, whose translation is MNKIAYLQCPTGISGDMCLGALVSLGVPVEYLIEKLNRLGIEQEYQLRAELVQRNGQQATKVHVDLVHDRHHHHDHDHEHNHHHTRHLPEIEQMILKAGLPSRAEAWSLAVFRQLAVAEGAVHGISPEKVHFHEVGAIDAIVDIVGTCLGLDWLGIESNDEGWPLLYCSAFPTGGGTVRAAHGQMAVPVPAVLKLWEMRGCPVYSNGIDKELVTPTGAAIATTLVRDFGSPPAIAIKQVGLGAGTINLPIPNILRLWLGESASLQSNFSNCEDTSSNLETISVLETQIDDLNPQAIGYVFEALFAAGAVDVFTQAIGMKKSRPGILLTVICHPDNLLSCEAVIFRETTTLGIRRTTQQRAILQREIQQVEIEYGKVRVKVAWKGQSSEKVIANVQPEYEDCAELARKHNIPWREIQRLALQNWYSVNN
- a CDS encoding HetZ-related protein, whose product is MKANVINLPNSTPIFENHLSTEEFSDSSSETLIELLCQEMQAQVKAAPRCVEALANRIAVEVERICDKSSRIQTSGQIKSWQITLGRHRMQKCLRYYQLGSKQGRVELHSNLGAMVYRHVTISGSELGFDARYSLIEDFLQAFYIEAIKAFRRENELPHDHTPRTQLQLAEYMAFTEQYAKRRINLPGGANQQLIILRAQGFARRQPQETTVDIEMAVESAKGEEAESYQRNSAVQQLRSQMIAQTNFDPSEESERDRVITELMKYLESQGQSDCMNYLSLKLQDLSAPEIDQILGLTSRQRDYLQQRFKYHVEKFAKQHHWQLVHQWLGAGLEQKLGLSSQQWEIFVNQLTEQQQQILQLKTARQNDQAIAKTIKCTPKQLQKRWTQLLELAWSIRNGHTEAQTG
- a CDS encoding DUF751 family protein, whose translation is MFDGFWDNVFRYPRYLISIVLGLFLNTFAPLVPLLKRPVTLVALLGLFVSSLVFLTFTLRAMLGLSAI